A single region of the Tigriopus californicus strain San Diego chromosome 8, Tcal_SD_v2.1, whole genome shotgun sequence genome encodes:
- the LOC131885118 gene encoding organic cation transporter protein-like, with translation MANPLDKKDLPEVHSPHPNGVYPAFKHLKEDTNGATIQAQDRVDPLTEVIGEYGPWQLKWHFLLGVTTIFHGWQMMSNKFLTYKSDYWCAPPETMLNGSLIYPKEQWINISTPLDFDGRLDFCHVFDVDYDSFHQDRPEESSPIRPCHHWHYDHSLFQDTIIQRWDLVCQRQHLPRMIQMGFFAGNFVGVSLSGPVADYFGRKIAYMSFVTMWILASVSSYFTTNLYAWAACRFVIGGCSLAYVNVASVLAVELTNGKWRSITGHIFGELMWNLGIISLGGLVYVCRDMHTLELIMGSCLIPALLLWYFLPESPRWLLSQGKFDEAKLVMGSACIANRKPIRPIEEILAVNQRNYEEAVMASGDKSKQSSFLDLFRYPGIRRNTILVGFAWLSFSMGYFGLFYNTPTFGMNVFLVFIFPALVMIPASIIQPCIENKIGRKTSLTVSLLTAGVMLLVTAALPQDSTAIVICAWIGTIACSFSFGVGYTVTRELFPTVLRTTAMSFSSAMARVGSFVSPFIAMLDDHGSEVPLLVYGGIVFVAGCLSLWIWPETRKIRLPESLEDCERVASSPNSWFKLCLSQPKDPLSHSTELK, from the exons ATGGCCAATCCTTTAGACAAGAAAGACCTTCCCGAGGTTCATTCACCTCATCCAAATGGGGTTTATCCCGCATTCAAACATCTCAAAGAGGACACCAATGGTGCCACAATTCAGGCTCAAGATCGGGTGGATCCCCTAACCGAGGTCATTGGAGAATACGGGCCTTGGCAACTCAAATGGCATTTTCTCCTTGGTGTGACGACCATTTTTCATGGGTGGCAAATGATGTCCAACAAGTTTCTTACCTATAAGAGTGATTACTGGTGCGCACCCCCAGAGACAATGCTTAATGGGTCCTTGATTTATCCCAAGGAGCAATGGATCAACATTTCCACTCCCTTGGATTTCGACGGGAGACTAGACTTCTGTCACGTGTTCGATGTGGATTATGACAGTTTTCATCAAGACCGTCCAGAAGAAAGTAGTCCAATTCGACCGTGCCACCATTGGCATTATGACCACTCCCTTTTTCAG GACACAATCATCCAACGGTGGGATTTGGTGTGTCAACGTCAGCATTTGCCCCGGATGATCCAAATGGGATTTTTTGCGGGTAACTTTGTGGGTGTGAGCTTGAGTGGACCCGTGGCGGATTATTTCGGTCGGAAGATCGCCTACATGTCTTTTGTGACGATGTGGATCTTGGCCAGTGTCTCCAGCTATTTCACGACTAACTTGTATGCCTGGGCGGCGTGTCGTTTTGTCATCGGTGGCTGCAGTCTGGCTTATGTTAATGTAGCTTCGGTGCTTGCGGTGGAATTGACCAATGGCAAATGGAGGTCCATCACTGGACACATCTTTGGGGAGTTGATGTGGAATCTTGGAATCATTTCTTTGGGCGGACTCGTATATGTTTGCAG AGACATGCATACTCTAGAGTTGATCATGGGATCGTGCTTGATTCCGGCTCTATTGTTGTGGTATTTCCTCCCAGAGTCGCCTCGATGGCTTCTCTCTCAAGGCAAGTTTGATGAGGCCAAATTGGTCATGGGATCGGCTTGCATCGCCAATCGGAAACCCATCAGACCCATTGAAGAAATCCTCGCTGTCAATCAAAGAAACTACGAAGAGGCCGTGATGGCCAGTGGCGATAAATCCAAGCAAAGCTCATTCCTCGACTTGTTCCGATATCCCGGCATACGACGGAACACAATCCTGGTCGGCTTCGCTTGGTTGAGTTTCAGCATGGGTTACTTCGGTCTTTTCTATAACACACCCACTTTTGGCATGAATGTGTTCCTGGTCTTCATTTTCCCGGCCTTAGTCATGATTCCAGCCTCGATCATCCAACCCTGCATTGAGAACAAAATCGGCCGAAAAACATCCTTGACCGTGTCTTTGCTGACAGCGGGCGTCATGCTTCTGGTCACCGCCGCTTTACCTCAAGACTCCACAGCCATCGTCATTTGTGCTTGGATCGGAACGATCGCGTGCTCATTCTCCTTTGGGGTGGGCTACACAGTCACCCGAGAGCTGTTCCCAACGGTCCTGCGAACTACGGCCATGAGTTTCTCGTCGGCCATGGCGAGAGTCGGGTCGTTCGTGTCGCCCTTCATCGCCATGTTGGACGATCATGGGTCTGAAGTTCCCTTACTCGTGTATGGGGGAATTGTGTTTGTGGCTGGATGCCTGAGCCTTTGGATCTGGCCGGAGACCAGGAAGATTCGATTGCCGGAGTCGTTGGAGGATTGTGAGCGAGTGGCATCCTCACCCAATTCGTGGTTCAAGCTCTGTCTATCCCAGCCGAAAGACCCACTGAGTCATTCGACTGAACTTAAATGA
- the LOC131885119 gene encoding solute carrier family 22 member 6-A-like, producing MVLDPVRDIIGDFGRWQCLQCLPQAISSMIFIQQVLVNKFFTYSQSFQCSQMNNHDNRTTMLDHCSLAECGTVLHDSVYFQNTIVERFDLVCELSFVPKLAQSLFFAGTLVGASMSGFVADRFGRIKVYLISMHILGLSGLAGYFSPNMYFWIAFRFSAGAAVMAMNLSANVYRTEIVSGKWASLVPSIVGGVAAQLGHIILGLLVYFIPDMKLLELGMALVTGVYILGWWFIPESPRWLIVRGRTDEASQILQRIAKINGTLANNTNGCETKQWEALLCQMEHIQAQKQAHPQISTLVTFPGVRRNFLAMNVVWICYNISYYGLIYNTPALDWSIYWVFVFPAFLTIPALFVTPQLEIRFGRKSVMFVALVISSCLALGAAAIPKQTVQWVIIALCVSATVCTFCALQVGYTYSKELYPTALRSTGLGVNSSCARIGAILAPVLALLDRFGSNWPLVAYGGANLVGAAFLVWVWPEMSGRKLPETAEECEELAQESNPWRPMNWKKTPKETGKG from the exons ATGGTCCTTGATCCAGTGCGTGACATTATTGGGGACTTTGGTCGATGGCAGTGTCTTCAATGTCTTCCTCAAGCTATTTCGTCAATGATATTcattcaacaagttttggTCAACAAGTTCTTTACTTACTCTCAGAGCTTTCAATGTTCCCAGATGAATAATCATGACAATCGAACAACGATGCTAGACCACTGCTCTCTTGCCGAATGTGGAACCGTCCTCCATGACAGTGTATACTTCCAG AATACGATTGTGGAACGATTTGATCTGGTTTGCGAGTTGTCATTTGTTCCCAAATTGGCACAATCGTTGTTCTTTGCGGGCACACTAGTAGGTGCTTCCATGTCAGGATTTGTCGCGGATCGATTTGGTCGTATCAAGGTCTATCTCATCTCAATGCACATCTTGGGGCTGTCGGGATTGGCAG GCTACTTTTCGCCGAATATGTACTTCTGGATCGCGTTTCGTTTTTCTGCGGGAGCGGCGGTAATGGCCATGAATCTATCAGCCAATGTTTATCGAACTGAGATCGTGTCCGGAAAATGGGCCTCTTTAGTACCCTCTATTGTGGGTGGAGTGGCCGCTCAATTGGGCCACATCATCCTCGGTCTCCTGGTCTATTTCATCCCTGACATGAAGCTACTGGAACTTGGTATGGCCTTAGTCACCGGGGTCTACATCCTTGGGTGGTGGTTCATCCCGGAGAGTCCCCGATGGTTGATAGTACGGGGTCGCACTGACGAGGCATCTCAGATCCTTCAACGCATTGCCAAG ATCAATGGAACGCTTGCCAATAATACGAATGGGTGTGAAACCAAGCAATGGGAGGCTCTCTTGTGCCAAATGGAGCACATCCAGGCCCAGAAACAAGCCCATCCGCAGATATCTACCTTGGTGACCTTCCCGGGGGTCCGACGCAACTTTCTGGCCATGAATGTTGTTTGGATTTGCTACAACATCAGCTACTACGGTCTGATCTACAACACTCCAGCATTGGATTGGAGTATCTATTGGGTGTTTGTCTTCCCCGCATTCTTGACCATCCCAGCCTTATTCGTCACCCCACAACTAGAGATCCGATTTGGCCGGAAATCGGTGATGTTCGTGGCTTTGGTCATCAGCAGTTGTCTGGCATTGGGAGCTGCGGCAATTCCAAAACAGACGGTCCAATGGGTCATAATAGCTCTCTGTGTGTCGGCCACTGTGTGCACGTTTTGCGCTCTTCAAGTGGGTTACACTTACTCCAAGGAGCTTTATCCCACGGCTTTGAGGAGCACGGGATTGGGCGTGAACTCATCTTGCGCCAGAATCGGTGCCATTTTGGCGCCTGTTTTGGCCCTCCTGGATAGGTTTGGATCCAACTGGCCTTTGGTGGCTTATGGAGGGGCCAATTTGGTGGGAGCCGCTTTCTTGGTCTGGGTGTGGCCGGAGATGTCCGGCAGAAAGTTGCCAGAAACGGCGGAGGAATGCGAGGAATTGGCCCAAGAGTCCAATCCTTGGcgaccaatgaattggaagaaGACGCCCAAGGAGACAGGCAAAGGCTGA
- the LOC131885121 gene encoding uncharacterized protein LOC131885121 has protein sequence MMTCCEKRPIVKMLFLYLLFLSPLDKFQFSFHNQATPKTCSRSQSAIVRQLIQKLWRPIFKRFAQKMPAQCPLHFGRDHFGPQELAKNEFRADLWMCKICGKPFQSHSHLDLHLAKFHGDSVFQADESVCLGDFCDIFRCHGYLPANLSALEDSTYLEEITDLEQYDAIYPDLKVPKPDIGMTELIPGPPETLLKLLKLQEKEKRSKEATKDEEDIGFFGSSFFQQGFSSSIFDSQTRQRKQGASQEAISKDLTPNKIRRKDTIQRSSRAQNVFKNIFMDEEESSASSKDGNGSQEQVDRLEEETLLEIWKIPDDPDEAHCDDTEMTHLKEKCESLLWTCTSPLTLALEDEKFQEFQGKLHRKTCFYLSCDQYWNFLDINGRSRYPQFLGHRLTFRLMILLSICMSVILGAAFYLVWFCF, from the exons ATGATGACGTGTTGCGAAAAG AGGCCCATCGTCAAGATGTTGTTCCTCTACTTGTTGTTTCTCAGTCCTCTGGATAAGTTCCAATTTAGCTTCCACAACCAAGCCACTCCCAAGACGTGCTCCAGGTCCCAATCAGCTATTGTCCGGCAGTTGATCCAAAAG CTATGGCGTCCCATCTTCAAACGGTTTGCCCAAAAGATGCCTGCTCAGTGTCCACTCCATTTTGGGCGAGACCACTTTGGACCCCAAGAGTTGGCAAAGAACGAGTTCCGCGCGGATCTGTGGATGTGCAAAATCTGCGGAAAGCCCTTCCAGTCCCACTCTCATTTGGACcttcatttggccaaattccACGGCGATTCCGTGTTCCAG GCTGACGAATCAGTGTGCTTGGGCGACTTTTGTGATATCTTTCGCTGCCATGGCTACCTTCCGGCCAATCTAAGTGCCCTCGAGGACTCGACTTATCTAGAGGAAATCACGGATCTCGAACAATACGATGCCATTTATCCAGACCTGAAAGTTCCAAAGCCTGACATCGGGATGACTGAACTCATTCCGG GGCCGCCAGAAACGCTTTTGAAATTGTTAAAgttgcaagaaaaagagaaacgaaGCAAAGAAGCTACCAAGGATGAAGAAGACATTGGCTTCTTTGGCAGCTCTTTCTTCCAACAGGGATTCTCGTCGTCCATTTTTGACTCACAAACTAGGCAGAGAAAACAGGGTGCGAGTCAAGAAGCGATCTCCAAGGATTTGACACCGAACAAGATTCGACGGAAAGATACCATTCAGCGTAGTTCGAGagcccaaaatgtgttcaaaaacatctttatGGATGAGGAAGAGTCCAGTGCCAGTTCAAAGGACGGCAATGGCTCCCAGGAACAAGTTGACCGTCTTGAAGAGGAGACACTCTTAGAAATTTGGAAAATCCCTGATGATCCAGATGAAGCTCATTGTGATGACACGGAGATGACTCACCTGAAAGAAAAGTGTGAGTCCTTGCTTTGGACCTGTACCTCTCCACTCACTTTGGCTTTGGAGGACGAAAAATTCCAAGAATTCCAGG GCAAACTTCATCGCAAGACGTGTTTTTATCTGAGCTGTGATCAGTATTGGAACTTCTTGGATATCAATGGTCGATCCAGATACCCTCAGTTTCTTGGCCATCGACTCACGTTCCGTTTGATGATCCTGCTTTCGATCTGTATGTCGGTTATTCTAGGAGCAGCCTTCTATTTGGTGTGGTTTTGCTTCTAG
- the LOC131885508 gene encoding small ribosomal subunit protein eS21-like has protein sequence MQNEAGEYVDMYIPRKCSASNRIIAAKDHASIQINIADVDETTGRMTGTNKTYAICGAIRRMGESDDCINRLAKKDGIISKTF, from the exons ATGCAGAACGAGGCTGGAGAATACGTGGATATGTACATCCCCCGAAAATG CTCGGCCAGCAACCGAATCATCGCGGCCAAGGATCACGCCTCTATCCAGATCAACATCGCTGATGTGGACGAGACCACCGGGCGTATGACGGGCACCAACAAGACCTACGCCATCTGCGGCGCCATCCGAAGAATGGGCGAGTCGGACGATTGCATCAACCGATTGGCGAAAAAAGACGGCATCATATCCAAAACCTTTTGA
- the LOC131885977 gene encoding uncharacterized protein LOC131885977 — MPPVHRAQPRIQDPRVIELDSDDESSLVVVQQPRRLKPTLIEEPVSSSMMTNACPRDAKTGVAQTITVPHLKEAEFALMDKIRPVRMRRFRRSSTNSQSSSSDEKPPVTSTVQIFNQDVTYRQSGSIVHFKLESILELIQQIIPLSSDIRECKAVVKLVQEKADESSWRKDFVSWSALKSLIHDGIYNQAIKDMLNTYQPFEDRSPKTKDSRLVDDTITIVGVEIAFIVCKGKIYLEILGSFTILGELKLAMRNKWQPVDKILSDHGIRQREAFRRCYKSTAATEKASYSQRSHIALTSLQVLVQSDLLSSPERKEMLLKLFDHIEKRADFISKRRDRLLSELQLHIDMILRSSSYTPRTSSLSSEDDEIRYFTASSEDESMPSGSEGGGGMNSGTESCGSSCGRQYHFTTKCCADDHFLQLDDKSVGFIIKGGDIFLEKCSTFAALGRMYVIRCSDYRKADKILTLMSLDPDQHYLYEKRNYISDKAPRNRRTHISLTAVKILVGQGFADPTKTLALKESLKAVEAESERLKATCQSPLPADVLSPVATHAATFASTRPIQLKAEEAPQPLMANGDDLIMRKVLGRDIPSRVEHSKIFLHLSSVSNFLSDEDRLVPRLKRRARLLDVKFPFFPSYFKKGADQFIAAECLFKLIERKLVSPLGGQTELLKDDLKRLITEETASLKARKEGAHPAGGKSVSPGRMNFYNDDEDDADADDDTEDGGAEEMGLEDIHDASISFLDDKARVRILQGYVPFQLVNDVIYLDLASIFTLFHSSGKEPTTRSFRAMDRLVEQAKICLDDAFLYEGRRRAFVSTSALKVLVQNTFFLGNKSGHSRQFLDRLDELEQDKASLKDNRKLTLKSFESVAFRLIKGHVYLNTLQIMKLIGFSPKYLDHNPSKAYFIICKLLSQRGLNLESSFARQGKSKYCNISLHALFCLFETEFGPFKDKTKVNLLKSEILEAMNEQNCVPDVHLLQKLGEEGANDATSEKMIKIGSGFKPIRYKIKDNVLFLQRRACFDNIGLEKAIMTCTRGYTPINDILSRNGFDLTQSYLGGKRERFAFISVQALLTILDAQEPMIVCLENKEKFIEALLTTFQSGAAHALTFNSTKAEADLPAVHKLILMTCNQAIPFKICGNRIYLSRHISYGFAGLYDKAEGTSCHGEYDIFEDPVTPLKDRGLQGSDCFLNDGGDNFAYISIDGLLVLMNLDGDISRAGDYNRLIWKNLLEAIGMESPKLRVHIKMTEFKRDLIQTLLTKFINFLENAKAIENRGEDFVEIVDLVTEAEETEEEDEEMAALIKRPRLSSGSSSHSNEGGAKRRRLSDSSGILAEDLEPGEAEYINKLLQHSGIGAGASTAPRALGTRSPSSNSEMSDQGVGESPNEPLSARDYFTLKESTNANLTKNMIGDWHVVQCDEAIMRFVVEPGNGASRKMSFIHPDVSAILRYELTLKPSVVPHLLINHLSVSPKIIQKHVHDCVQKGILNLLYQILTLRPCFGSFAPEMVETVAKDPRKPDMFVDKTFIGSSQNGRTYAGTVRSRQCRVLAQSRVSDTCKECSSLKDLVINRSVLGENDSEEFQNLSKTSTAIPSAKALRKRTTSLSTDGKSHHKSVWKLEGTSPDAGCTFVCPQLQSYNTSLPHQFSGLKQASSIVEHRVHISHDLKATISLNGVPIAKSMPDFERNKQIAPLLEGVASFRLCVGYPDPELTHHARYLKANHEVLQPTIRKFFRHIEVDENFKGSMMVRGSSGSEHNREFQGTIRTPSCRYLAGEHSDICDECRLLQEPIEFLGL, encoded by the exons ATGCCACCCGTACATCGAGCTCAACCCCGGATTCAAGATCCCCGAGTTATCGAACTCGATTCCGACGACGAATCCAGTCTTGTGGTGGTGCAACAACCGCGTCGATTGAAGCCCACCCTCATCGAAGAACCCGTGTCAAGCTCCATGATGACTAACGCATGTCCCAGGGATGCCAAAACTGGCGTGGCTCAGACCATCACCGTTCCTCACTTGAAAGAGGCCGAGTTTGCACTCATGGACAAGATCCGACCCGTGAGAATGCGTCGATTTCGACGATCTTCGACCAATAGTCAGTCGTCGTCCTCTGACGAGAAGCCGCCCGTGACTTCCACCGTTCAGATCTTCAATCAGGATGTCACGTATCGTCAAAGCGGGTCCATCGTTCACTTCAAGTTGGAGTCCATATTGGAACTCATCCAACAGATCATTCCCCTGTCCTCGGATATTCGCGAGTGCAAGGCCGTCgtgaaattggtccaagaaAAGGCCGACGAGAGCTCTTGGCGGAAGGACTTTGTGTCCTGGTCAGCACTCAAGAGCCTCATTCATGATGGCATCTACAATCAAGCCATCAAGGATATGTTGAACACCTACCAGCCCTTCGAAGATCGATCACCTAAAACCAAGGATTCTCGTCTAGTTGACGATACTATCACCATCGTGGGTGTGGAAATTGCCTTCATCGTGTGTAAGGGCAAGATATACCTGGAGATTCTCGGATCGTTCACCATCTTGGGGGAACTCAAGCTGGCCATGCGAAACAAATGGCAACCTGTGGACAAGATCTTGAGTGATCACGGCATCCGTCAAAGGGAGGCCTTCCGGCGGTGCTACAAATCCACGGCCGCCACAGAGAAGGCCTCGTACAGTCAGCGATCTCACATTGCTCTGACGAGCTTGCAAGTGCTGGTCCAATCCGATCTCTTGTCCAGTCCAGAACGGAAAGAGATGctcttgaaattgtttgatcaCATCGAGAAACGCGCCGATTTTATCAGCAAACGCCGTGATCGCCTCTTGAGTGAGCTCCAGCTTCACATCGACATGATTTTACGATCCA GCTCTTACACCCCACGAACGAGTTCCCTGTCTTCCGAGGATGATGAAATCCGTTATTTCACGGCCTCTTCCGAGGACGAATCCATGCCCAGTGGTTCTGAAGGAGGTGGCGGGATGAACTCAGGCACCGAATCTTGCGGGAGCAGTTGTGGAAGGCAGTACCATTTTACCACCAAATGCTGCGCGGACGATCATTTCCTTCAACTCGACGATAAATCCGTGGGATTCATCATCAAAGGCGGcgacatttttttggaaaaatgttcCACGTTCGCAGCCTTGGGACGAATGTACGTGATACGATGCTCAGATTACCGCAAAGCCGACAAGATTCTCACCTTGATGTCATTGGATCCCGACCAGCACTATTTGTACGAGAAGCGTAACTACATTAGCGACAAGGCACCTAGAAATCGGCGAACCCACATCTCACTAACCGCGGTCAAAATTTTGGTGGGGCAAGGCTTTGCCGACCCCACCAAGACCTTGGCCCTCAAGGAATCCTTGAAGGCGGTGGAAGCTGAGAGCGAGAGGTTGAAAGCCACTTGCCAGAGCCCACTACCAGCTGACGTATTGTCACCCGTCGCGACCCACGCGGCGACTTTTGCGTCCACCCGTCCCATTCAGTTGaaagcggaggaagcgccccagcccttgatggccaatggaGACGATCTAATCATGCGCAAAGTGTTGGGAAGAGACATCCCGTCTCGAGTGGAACACAGCAAGATCTTTCTCCACTTGTCAAGCGTGTCCAATTTCCTATCAGACGAAGACCGCCTTGTGCCCAGGTTAAAGCGACGGGCTCGACTCCTGGATGTGAAGTTCCCGTTTTTTCCCTCGTATTTCAAGAAGGGAGCGGATCAGTTCATCGCCGCCGAGTGTCTGTTCAAACTAATCGAGAGGAAACTCGTCTCTCCCTTGGGAGGTCAAACCGAGCTCTTAAAGGATGATTTGAAAAGGCTTATAACTGAAGAGACGGCCAGTCTAAAGGCCAGGAAGGAAGGTGCACATCCCGCCGGCGGCAAATCTGTCAGTCCGGGTCGGATGAACTTCTACaacgacgatgaggatgacgcTGATGCCGATGATGACACAGAAGACGGAGGAGCCGAAGAGATGGGACTGGAAGACATTCATGACGCCTCAATCAGCTTTCTAGATGATAAGGCTCGAGTGCGAATACTTCAAGGCTATGTTCCTTTCCAATTGGTGAACGATGTCATATATTTGGACTTGGCCTCCATCTTTACCCTGTTCCATTCAAGTGGGAAAGAGCCCACGACGAGATCATTCCGGGCCATGGATCGATTAGTTGAGCAAGCTAAGATCTGTTTGGACGATGCCTTTTTGTATGAAGGCCGTCGACGGGCATTCGTCTCGACTTCGGCCTTGAAGGTCCTCGTTCAGAACACGTTTTTCTTGGGCAATAAGTCGGGTCATTCGAGGCAGTTCCTCGATCGACTCGATGAATTGGAGCAAGACAAAGCCAGCCTGAAGGACAATCGCAAACTCACTCTGAAATCCTTTGAGAGTGTGGCCTTTCGTCTGATCAAGGGTCACGTGTATTTGAATACCTTGCAAATCATGAAGCTAATCGGATTCAGTCCCAAGTATTTGGACCACAATCCCTCCAAGGCTTACTTTATCATCTGCAAGCTGCTGAGTCAGCGGGGCCTCAATCTAGAGAGTTCCTTCGCTCGACAAGGCAAGTCCAAATACTGCAACATCTCCCTCCACGCTCTATTCTGTTTGTTCGAGACCGAGTTCGGGCCGTTCAAAGACAAGACCAAAGTCAACTTGCTCAAGTCGGAAATCCTCGAAGCGATGAATGAGCAGAACTGTGTGCCTGATGTCCATTTGTTGCAGAAATTGGGTGAAGAAGGTGCCAACGATGCCACCTCGGAGAAGATGATCAAGATCGGCTCCGGTTTCAAGCCCATTCGCTACAAGATCAAGGACAATGTACTCTTCCTCCAGCGACGAGCTTGTTTCGACAACATCGGATTGGAAAAGGCGATCATGACCTGCACTCGGGGCTACACGCCCATCAATGACATCTTGAGCCGAAATGGTTTCGACCTGACTCAAAGCTACCTGGGGGGTAAACGCGAGCGCTTCGCTTTCATCTCCGTTCAAGCCTTACTCACCATTCTGGACGCTCAGGAGCCCATGATTGTGTGTCTCGAAAACAAGGAGAAATTCATCGAAGCCCtcttgaccaccttccaaTCCGGAGCTGCTCACGCACTCACGTTCAACAGTACCAAAGCCGAAGCCGATCTTCCCGCTGTCCATAAGCTCATTCTGATGACTTGCAATCAGGCGATCCCTTTCAAGATCTGCGGAAATCGCATCTATCTGTCCCGGCACATCAGCTATGGGTTTGCTGGCCTCTATGACAAAGCTGAGGGAACCTCGTGTCATGGGGAATATGACATCTTTGAGGACCCGGTGACCCCGCTGAAGGATCGAGGTCTCCAAGGCAGTGATTGCTTCCTGAATGATGGCGGAGACAACTTTGCCTACATCTCAATTGACGGGCTCCTCGTCTTGATGAACTTGGATGGCGACATCTCACGAGCGGGTGACTACAACAGACTGATTTGGAAGAATCTCCTCGAGGCCATTGGCATGGAATCGCCGAAACTTCGAGTCCACATCAAGATGACCGAGTTCAAGCGAGACCTCATCCAAACTCTGCTCACCAAATTCATCAACTTTCTGGAGAATGCCAAGGCGATTGAAAATCGAGGCGAAGACTTTGTGGAAATCGTCGATCTGGTCACGGAAGCTGAAGAAACcgaggaggaagacgaggaaatGGCCGCCCTGATTAAACGCCCTCGTTTGAGTAGCGGTTCCAGTTCCCATTCCAATGAAGGTGGAGCTAAACGCCGTCGTCTTTCGGACTCGAGCGGTATCCTGGCCGAGGATTTAGAACCTGGAGAAGCCGAATACATCAATAAGTTGTTGCAACATTCTGGAATTGGAGCAGGAGCCTCCACCGCTCCACGAGCCTTGGGAACACGGTCaccaagttccaattcggaAATGTCCGATCAAGGTGTCGGCGAGTCTCCAAATGAACCCTTGTCAGCCAGAGATTATTTCACCCTAAAAGAAAGCACTAATGCCAATTTGACCAAGAACATGATTGGCGACTGGCACGTGGTCCAATGCGACGAGGCTATCATGCGATTTGTCGTGGAGCCAGGCAATGGAGCCTCTCGTAAAATGTCGTTCATTCACCCAGATGTGTCGGCCATTTTGCGCTATGAACTCACCTTGAAACCCTCGGTCGTACCTCACTTGCTCATCAATCATCTGAGCGTCTCTCCCAAGATCATTCAGAAACATGTGCATGATTGCGTTCAAAAAGGCATTCTCAACCTGCTGTACCAGATTCTCACCCTACGTCCTTGCTTCGGCTCGTTTGCTCCGGAAATGGTGGAAACCGTGGCCAAAGACCCAAGGAAGCCCGACATGTTCGTGGACAAAACCTTCATCGGGTCGAGTCAGAATGGTCGCACTTACGCTGGAACGGTTCGTTCGCGTCAGTGTCGAGTTCTGGCGCAAAGCCGCGTGAGCGACACTTGCAAAGAGTGCTCGAGTCTCAAGGACTTGGTCATCAATCGTTCCGTTTTGGGAGAGAATGATAGTGAAGAGTTCCAAAACCTGTCCAAGACCTCGACCGCCATCCCGTCAGCCAAAGCTCTGCGGAAACGCACCACCTCACTCTCCACTGATGGAAAGTCTCATCATAAGAGTGTGTGGAAATTGGAGGGGACCTCTCCCGACGCCGGATGTACGTTCGTGTGTCCTCAACTGCAGAGCTATAACACCAGTCTTCCTCACCAGTTCTCGGGACTGAAACAAGCTAGTTCAATTGTGGAACATCGGGTCCATATTTCTCACGACCTCAAGGCCACCATCAGTCTCAATGGCGTTCCCATTGCCAAATCCATGCCGGACTTTGAACGGAACAAACAGATCGCACCCTTGCTCGAAGGGGTGGCCTCTTTCCGTTTGTGTGTGGGCTATCCAGATCCCGAATTGACCCATCATGCCCGATATCTAAAGGCCAACCACGAAGTCCTTCAACCCACCATTCGCAAGTTTTTCCGACATATCGAAGTGGATGAGAACTTCAAAGGAAGCATGATGGTTCGCGGAAGTTCAGGGTCAGAGCACAACCGAGAGTTCCAGGGCACTATCCGGACTCCCAGTTGTCGATATCTCGCTGGCGAACATTCCGACATTTGTGACGAATGTCGTCTCCTTCAAGAGCCAATTGAATTTCTCGGGCTTTAA